From the Leishmania panamensis strain MHOM/PA/94/PSC-1 chromosome 31 sequence genome, one window contains:
- a CDS encoding hypothetical protein (TriTrypDB/GeneDB-style sysID: LpmP.31.0730) produces the protein MSNIAFYLPAALQLVMPTDAAVSWCVPSADVLRDGQEALGTLNTGRNASLIFLGQPLTLEQTLLANEADREPESDETDFLNAAGVYVMQCDCRNRDVVA, from the coding sequence ATGAGCAATATTGCGTTTTATCTGcctgccgcgctgcagcttgtCATGCCGACTGATGCAGCGGTATCGTGGTGCGTGCCGTCCGCCGACGTCCTCCGCGATGGCCAAGAGGCCCTCGGCACATTGAACACGGGGAGAAATGCGTCCCTCATCTTTCTCGGTCAGCCGCTAACGTTGGAGCAGACCCTTCTCGCGAACGAAGCCGACAGGGAGCCGGAAAGCGATGAGACAGACTTTCTTAACGCCGCTGGTGTGTACGTGATGCAGTGCGATTGCCGGAATCGAGACGTTGTCGCTTAG
- a CDS encoding hypothetical protein (TriTrypDB/GeneDB-style sysID: LpmP.31.0740), which produces MEERQAFFVESTDGRKFKMVIRGDLGKLSVAKIRRYLRSYGVPENQQLLSGDRVLEDDMLGEDFGLEDEGVLHLWEPSVSRRPETAAIQSAPPPQQQQQRPYAPQETWRDEPAARSTQEMEREIERLQRQVDAAVARNADLENQLAQPAKSSADYAAHRGASGARGMSRSIDVDGLQVAKESLNMLSQKLQVSLYFDKNLTCVVGTDEDFSILLTYDPATERLYIYSSLLTELPENLPLRMKLYELLLEGSLLGREVCGGGIGLSTQNSVVVLTTSLPMRHCSAAALCETLPLFVETLLRWRSLVDELLR; this is translated from the coding sequence ATGGAGGAACGGCAGGCCTTCTTCGTAGAGAGTACGGATGGGCGCAAGTTTAAGATGGTCATCCGCGGCGATCTGGGCAAGCTCAGTGTAGCCAAGATTCGCCGCTACCTCAGGTCATACGGTGTGCCAGAGAACCAGCAGCTGCTTTCTGGCGACCGTGTGCTGGAGGATGACATGCTGGGGGAGGATTTCGGATTGGAGGACGAAGGCGTGCTACACCTATGGGAGCCATCGGTTTCCCGACGTCCAGAGACTGCCGCTATACAATCcgccccaccaccgcagcagcaacagcaacggccGTACGCACCACAGGAGACATGGCGCGATGAGCCCGCcgcgcgcagcacacagGAGATGGAGCGTGAGATTGAGCGCTTGCAGCGACAGGTAgatgcagcagtggcgcgcaACGCCGACCTCGAGAACCAACTTGCACAGCCCGCCAAGTCATCAGCAGACTACGCAGCTCACAGGGGAGCTAGTGGAGCGCGGGGAATGAGCAGGTCCATCGACGTGGACGGGCTGCAAGTGGCGAAGGAAAGTCTGAATATGCTATCACAGAAGCTTCAGGTCTCGCTATACTTTGACAAGAATCTCACATGCGTAGTAGGGACAGACGAGGACTTCTCCATCTTGCTCACCTACGACCCGGCAACCGAGCGGCTGTACATTTACTCGTCGCTCCTCACGGAACTTCCAGAGAACTTGCCCCTACGCATGAAACTATACGAGTTACTTCTCGAAGGGTCGCTGCTCGGTCGCGAAgtgtgcggcggtggcattgGCCTATCGACGCAGAACAGCGTTGTCGTGCTCACAACGTCTCTCCCGATGCGCcactgcagtgcagcggcgctgtgtgagacgctgccgctctttgTGGAGACGCTCCTGCGCTGGAGAAGTCTCGTCGACGAGCTCCTGCGGTAG
- a CDS encoding hypothetical protein (TriTrypDB/GeneDB-style sysID: LpmP.31.0750): MTKSYLSQEQQLRAEQVFITHKHLKELNLATEQALAYHDKYLAAMEKVMSCLLNNSDTIESVRTHLAEEAPVNTQPTLPMTGRLAAAYSNWRASPELKMMQTELEFLKEVSATGRHAAKKTKNAVQVLEHMAKKCSKVNTPEFEAKICSTAGKAQEKLLREQQVKNMEMVKVEKAILNDMISLATSWSTKLITRSDALYTAFAGLGHRTVACFSITAPAVPHRVPLPPAGSMPPPSSSAASLVLHRGSAATTYGTPFVQPSALSALYAAVPLDSAVEGATAGVTLEFHPREGEPPTM, encoded by the coding sequence ATGACCAAATCATATCTCAgccaggagcagcagctgcgcgcggagCAGGTGTTCATCACGCACAAGCACCTAAAAGAGCTCAACCTTGCCACTGAACAGGCGCTGGCATATCATGACAAGTACCTTGCCGCCATGGAGAAGGTGATGAGCTGCCTCTTGAACAATAGCGACACCATTGAGAGCGTGCGGACACATCTTGCTGAGGAGGCCCCGGTGAACACTCAGCCCACACTTCCAATGACTggtcgcctcgccgccgcgtacAGCAACTGGCGTGCCTCTCCTGAGCTGAAGATGATGCAGACGGAGTTGGAGTTTCTTAAGGAGGTCAGCGCTACTGGCCGTCATGCAGCCAAGAAGACGAAGAACGCAGTGCAAGTGCTGGAGCATATGGCAAAGAAGTGCTCCAAAGTGAACACGCCCGAGTTCGAAGCAAAGatctgcagcaccgctggcaAGGCCCAGGAGAAGTTGTTGCGTGAGCAACAAGTGAAGAATATGGAGATGGTGAAGGTCGAGAAGGCCATTTTAAATGATATGATCTCACTCGCGACGTCGTGGTCTACGAAGCTCATAACTCGCAGTGACGCACTCTACACCGCCTTTGCAGGTCTTGGTCATCGAACAGTGGCTTGTTTTTCAATCACTGCTCCGGCGGTGCCACACAGggttcctcttcctccagctGGATCtatgccgccgccgtcatcctcagccgcctcgctggtgctgcacagAGGAAGTGCCGCAACCACCTATGGCACTCCTTTTGTCCAGCCTTCCGCCCTGAGTGCTCTCTACGCAGCAGTTCCCCTCGACTCGGCCGTTGAAGGGGCTACTGCAGGGGTCACGCTTGAGTTTCACCCGCGCGAAGGCGAACCCCCAACGATGTAG
- a CDS encoding hypothetical protein (TriTrypDB/GeneDB-style sysID: LpmP.31.0760), which translates to MSMQHDFIHPRQLDDVRAIHAAIQSFSSDMAKMMLLMKELGTTLEQVSHSFDALTSLSFSTPEVKKYVHHFAEEVLHMKEGIAFRNYNKLVHEEVLFPVERLKTSLKETEKAAKAEKSAFDRYKKAKLLVDKQEKSYAEKSKALDTSKSYPTHVQARNQSLASLQRSKNEFEDKFVTLVSEVEKVTATALKRYLHLNAGYMTSVVDALTKTDPTVEEAVALYRQEQEQQRLSAIKQRCAQVNSELDASYASQGYRLGPNGRNDNPHDSSNKQEPSRNSRKPHQLPIRVSPNQPPLPSESSPAMPLASTASASPNRGTSVAKMETSKPTAVAVSTTTTPAASAASLPVENAGLLRRNADVSIDDEDFGSISQVGSAGRVAPPLYSLSRGPQSQVSSAPPQPGYTAVLNTTLLAEFMTRMEAKSITSSEVCVPPQKQK; encoded by the coding sequence ATGTCGATGCAACACGATTTCATTCACCCGCGTCAGCTGGATGACGTGCGGGCTATTCACGCTGCCATCCAGTCCTTCAGCAGTGACATGGCCAAGATGATGCTCCTGATGAAAGAGCTCGGGACTACGCTGGAGCAGGTCAGTCACTCGTTTGAcgccctcacctctctcAGCTTCAGCACCCCCGAGGTAAAGAAGTACGTGCATCACTTTGCCGAAGAGGTTCTACACATGAAGGAGGGCATCGCTTTTCGCAACTACAACAAGCTCGTACATGAGGAGGTGCTGTTCCCGGTCGAGCGGCTGAAAACGTCCCTGAAGGAGACGGAAAAGGCCGCcaaggcagagaaaagcGCCTTTGATAGGTACAAGAAGGCAAAGCTGCTCGTGGATAAGCAGGAGAAGTCGTATGCTGAGAAGAGTAAGGCACTTGACACGAGCAAATCCTATCCCACCcacgtgcaggcgcgcaaTCAGTCGCTcgcctcgctgcagcgctctAAAAACGAATTCGAGGACAAGTTCGTGACATTGGTGAGCGAAGTGGAGAAGGTAACGGCCACAGCACTCAAGCGCTACCTCCACCTCAACGCCGGTTACATGACGTCTGTGGTGGACGCGCTGACCAAAACAGATCCTACTGTCGAGGAGGCTGTGGCCCTCTACCGTCAAgaacaggagcagcagcggctgagcGCCatcaagcagcgctgcgcgcaGGTGAATTCGGAGCTCGATGCCTCGTATGCCTCGCAGGGGTACCGACTAGGCCCGAATGGGAGGAATGACAACCcgcacgacagcagcaacaaacAGGAGCCTTCAAGGAACTCCCGCAAACCACATCAGCTCCCCATCAGGGTCTCACCAAATCAACCGCCTCTCCCTAGCGAGTCCTCACCGGCGATGCcgctcgccagcaccgcttCGGCGTCACCTAACCGGGGCACATCAGTGGCAAAGATGGAGACCTCGAAGCCTACGGCGGTAGCAGTCAGCACTACGACGACCCCCGCTGCTTCTGCGGCCTCATTACCGGTGGAAAATGCGGGCCTGTTGAGACGAAACGCCGATGTCAGTATTGACGACGAGGACTTTGGCTCCATTTCGCAGGTGGGGTCAGCTGGCagggtggcgccgccgctgtacAGCCTTAGCCGTGGCCCGCAGTCGCAGGTGTCAtccgcaccaccacaaccTGGCTACACCGCTGTTCTGAACACCACACTGCTGGCCGAATTCATGACTCGCATGGAGGCAAAGAGCATCACGTCCTCTGAGGTGTGTGTCCCTCCTCAGAAGCAGAAGTAA
- a CDS encoding c2 domain protein, putative (TriTrypDB/GeneDB-style sysID: LpmP.31.0770) produces MGRLEVRVCGARNIGHTQRVGVPDPYVKVVMGDRKKTQIKYKTKVAHNSLNPVWNEVVKFQIADYDSAQVVFELWNDNVIVDDLMGVYRLSVNGLTRRVVKDMWVILTGTHLSSAELHLQVLAVDFGADPQPSSTMVHSIEEYIGAAATNPAMAATETKTTASAGDFVSVEKTMCGEPAMGIPLQAQVAPPPQPLLHPVYTQQPTCVPQPQFYPHQLTPSVIYVPQPPPPPQAVYLPPQPPPQVMYYQQIPPQGGYYGAAPQQPYYIYGQPPM; encoded by the coding sequence ATGGGCCGCCTGGAGGTGCGAGTTTGCGGTGCTCGCAACATCGGCCACACCCAACGGGTCGGTGTCCCCGATCCGTACGTGAAGGTCGTGATGGGTGACCGGAAAAAGACGCAGATCAAGTACAAGACAAAGGTGGCCCACAACAGCCTCAACCCAGTCTGGAATGAGGTCGTCAAGTTCCAGATCGCCGATTATGACTCCGCACAGGTGGTGTTTGAGCTTTGGAACGACAACGTCATTGTAGACGACCTCATGGGGGTCTACAGGCTCTCTGTGAACGGCTTGACACGCCGCGTAGTGAAGGACATGTGGGTCATCCTCACAGGCACGCACCTCTCCTCAGCAGAGCTTCATCTGCAGGTACTGGCAGTGGACTTTGGCGCTGACCCCCAGCCCAGCAGTACGATGGTGCACTCCATCGAAGAATACAttggcgctgcagccacgAATCCTGCGATGGCTGCTACGGAGACGAAGACGACAGCATCTGCGGGTGACTTCGTCTCCGTCGAGAAAACGATGTGCGGCGAGCCGGCGATGGGCATCCCGCTGCAGGCACAGGTGGCGCCTCCAccacagccgctgctgcacccggTCTACACCCAGCAACCTACCTGCGTCCCGCAACCGCAGTTCTACCCACACCAACTGACTCCGTCAGTCATATATgtgccgcagccaccgcctccgccgcaaGCCGTCTatctgccgccgcagcctccACCACAGGTAATGTACTACCAGCAAATTCCACCACAAGGCGGCTACTATGGGGCAGCTCCGCAGCAACCGTACTACATCTACGGCCAGCCACCAATGTAA